One genomic region from Patescibacteria group bacterium encodes:
- the dnaK gene encoding molecular chaperone DnaK, giving the protein MSKILGIDLGTTNSCAAIIEGGEPKVLENKEGMRTTPSIVAIGKSGERLVGQIAKRQAVTNPFNTIFSVKRLIGRRFNDPEVQRDEKLMPYKIVKSGEGVKVKMADKEYSPQEISAMILQKLKADAEDRLGEKIEEAVITVPAYFDDSQRQATKDAGEIAGLKVKRIINEPTAAALAYGFDRKVGQQIAIYDLGGGTFDISILDISADTVEVKSTNGDTHLGGDDFDQRIIEWIIAEFKKSEGIDLGKDQLALQRLKEAAEKAKIELSSAQETEINQPFITSDANGPKHLVLKMSRAKLEELIGDLVEKTLEPCRKALADAGFKTSEIEEVVLVGGMTRMPLVQKTVEKFFGRKPNVSVNPDEVVALGAAVQAGVLQGDVKDVLLLDVTPLSLGIETLGGVATKLINRNTTIPTSKSQIFSTAADNQTSVEIHVLQGEREMASDCKTLGRFILSGIPPSPRGMPQVEVIFDIDANGILNVTAKDKATNKEQKITITASSGLSKDEIEKMKKDAEIHADEDKKKKEAIETKNQADSMVFQTEKTLKEFADKVPADVKKQVEEKVEALKKVKDGEDMAAIKKAIEELNETVTKIGQSMYSQNQNAAGASADSKDDNKKKDEGPIEGEVEEK; this is encoded by the coding sequence ATGTCAAAAATTCTTGGAATTGATTTAGGGACAACCAATTCTTGCGCGGCTATCATTGAAGGAGGAGAGCCGAAAGTTTTGGAAAATAAGGAGGGGATGCGCACGACCCCATCCATTGTCGCTATCGGGAAAAGCGGCGAAAGATTGGTCGGGCAGATTGCCAAACGCCAAGCGGTGACCAATCCGTTTAATACGATTTTTTCCGTCAAACGTTTAATCGGCAGGCGTTTTAACGACCCGGAAGTGCAGAGGGATGAAAAATTAATGCCTTACAAAATAGTTAAATCCGGCGAAGGCGTTAAAGTCAAAATGGCGGATAAAGAATATTCGCCGCAGGAAATTTCAGCGATGATTTTACAGAAATTAAAAGCCGATGCTGAAGATAGATTAGGCGAAAAAATAGAGGAAGCGGTCATTACCGTGCCGGCTTATTTTGATGATTCCCAAAGACAGGCCACCAAAGACGCGGGAGAAATCGCTGGACTTAAAGTAAAAAGAATTATTAACGAGCCGACTGCCGCGGCCTTGGCTTATGGCTTTGATAGAAAAGTTGGTCAGCAGATTGCCATTTACGATTTGGGCGGCGGCACTTTTGATATTTCCATTTTGGATATTTCCGCTGATACCGTGGAGGTAAAATCCACCAACGGCGACACCCATCTGGGCGGTGACGATTTTGACCAGAGGATTATTGAATGGATTATCGCTGAATTTAAAAAATCCGAAGGCATTGACTTGGGCAAGGACCAGCTGGCTTTACAGCGGCTGAAAGAGGCCGCGGAAAAGGCCAAGATTGAATTATCTTCGGCGCAGGAAACGGAAATTAACCAGCCGTTTATTACTTCCGATGCCAACGGCCCTAAGCACTTGGTTTTGAAAATGAGCCGTGCCAAGTTAGAAGAGTTGATTGGCGATTTAGTGGAAAAAACTTTGGAACCATGCCGTAAGGCCTTGGCTGATGCCGGTTTTAAGACAAGCGAAATTGAAGAAGTGGTTTTAGTCGGAGGCATGACCAGAATGCCGTTGGTTCAGAAAACCGTAGAAAAGTTTTTTGGCCGCAAACCGAACGTTTCAGTTAATCCAGACGAAGTGGTGGCCTTGGGCGCGGCGGTTCAGGCCGGAGTTTTGCAGGGAGATGTCAAGGACGTTTTGCTTTTGGATGTGACGCCGCTCTCACTTGGCATTGAGACCTTGGGAGGCGTGGCTACTAAATTAATTAACCGCAACACCACTATTCCGACTTCCAAGTCGCAGATATTTTCCACTGCCGCTGATAATCAGACCTCGGTGGAGATTCACGTTTTACAAGGCGAGCGCGAAATGGCCTCAGATTGTAAAACGCTCGGGCGTTTTATTCTTTCCGGTATTCCGCCGTCGCCGCGCGGTATGCCGCAAGTGGAAGTGATTTTTGATATTGATGCCAACGGCATTTTGAATGTTACCGCTAAGGACAAGGCCACTAACAAAGAGCAGAAAATAACTATCACCGCCTCGTCCGGTCTTTCCAAAGATGAAATAGAAAAGATGAAAAAGGACGCGGAAATTCACGCTGATGAAGACAAGAAAAAGAAAGAAGCGATTGAAACCAAGAACCAAGCGGATTCCATGGTTTTCCAAACCGAAAAGACCTTGAAAGAATTCGCTGATAAAGTTCCAGCTGATGTTAAAAAGCAAGTGGAAGAAAAAGTTGAGGCCTTAAAAAAAGTCAAAGATGGCGAAGATATGGCGGCGATTAAAAAAGCTATTGAAGAATTGAATGAGACCGTTACCAAAATCGGGCAGAGTATGTATTCTCAAAATCAAAATGCTGCTGGCGCATCTGCCGACAGTAAAGATGATAACAAAAAGAAAGACGAAGGCCCGATTGAAGGGGAAGTGGAAGAAAAATAA
- a CDS encoding Hsp20/alpha crystallin family protein, translated as MSLIPWKPFFEPFEDFEGAFGDDAFSLVPAKVKGFIPAIDVYEKDGNLMVETPLVGVDPKDVEITIENDVLTIKGKSEHKSEVEEKNFYRKEVRYGNFYRTVALPAHVDADKAKAVSENGLLKISIPKVGAPKEVKKITIAKKSAPAKKAVAKKKK; from the coding sequence ATGTCACTCATTCCATGGAAACCATTTTTTGAGCCCTTTGAGGATTTTGAAGGGGCTTTTGGAGATGATGCTTTTTCTTTGGTCCCGGCTAAAGTCAAAGGATTTATTCCGGCCATTGATGTTTATGAAAAAGACGGAAATCTGATGGTGGAAACTCCGTTGGTGGGAGTTGACCCCAAAGACGTTGAAATTACCATTGAAAACGATGTGTTAACGATTAAGGGGAAGAGCGAGCACAAATCCGAGGTAGAGGAGAAAAATTTTTACCGTAAAGAGGTGCGTTATGGAAATTTTTACCGCACCGTGGCCCTGCCGGCCCATGTTGATGCTGATAAAGCCAAGGCAGTATCGGAGAACGGGCTTTTAAAAATCAGCATTCCCAAGGTTGGAGCGCCCAAAGAAGTCAAAAAAATTACAATTGCCAAAAAATCGGCTCCCGCTAAAAAAGCCGTGGCCAAAAAGAAAAAATAA
- a CDS encoding nucleotide exchange factor GrpE, producing the protein MADEDKKGAKQDNAKSELDELREKVVKLEKRAEENLDGWKRAKADYINLKREAEEKQKELIKFVTANILFGLLPIIDSFKKAITHIPEEQKDVGWVAGIFQTKKQIDDFLKGLGLEEIKTVGEKFNPEWHEAVGKRKEEGKEPDIILEEVGSGYKMGDKALIPAKVVVAE; encoded by the coding sequence ATGGCCGACGAAGATAAAAAAGGAGCCAAGCAGGATAACGCCAAAAGCGAGCTTGATGAATTGCGGGAGAAAGTTGTTAAATTGGAAAAACGGGCGGAAGAAAATTTGGACGGTTGGAAAAGAGCCAAAGCCGATTATATAAATTTGAAAAGAGAAGCCGAGGAGAAACAGAAAGAGCTCATTAAATTTGTGACAGCTAATATATTGTTCGGGCTTTTGCCTATTATTGACAGTTTTAAAAAGGCCATAACGCATATTCCCGAAGAGCAAAAAGACGTCGGTTGGGTGGCGGGAATTTTTCAGACAAAAAAACAGATTGATGATTTTTTGAAGGGGCTGGGGTTGGAGGAGATAAAAACAGTTGGAGAAAAGTTTAATCCCGAATGGCACGAAGCCGTTGGCAAGCGTAAAGAAGAAGGAAAAGAGCCGGATATTATTTTGGAAGAAGTAGGCAGTGGATATAAGATGGGCGATAAAGCGCTGATTCCGGCAAAAGTGGTCGTGGCAGAGTAG
- a CDS encoding ABC transporter permease, whose product MLNIISNNLKLAINSLRINKGRAILTILGIVIGIAAVIIVMSAGQGIERYIVGQVEAFGSDAIEIEVKTPNTAHTSTENATSMAMGAVITTLKIEDAEAIAKHPNISYWYAGVLSQDLVSVGGEIKKTMIFGVSADFTEIDTGEVEFGRFFTGEEDKSLSQVVVLGHKVKEKLFGDSEALGANVKIGGKNYKVVGVMEERGVVAFFDFDNLIFVPVRTLQKKISGIDYVSFIMAKMKDPAAGDVTAEELTAIMREQHGITDPDKDDFAVMTMEEAKEMMDTILGGITILLVVLASISLIVGGVGIMNIMYVNVAERTYEIGLRKALGATRQDVLYQFLLEAIVVTFFGGIFGIIFGTVVALLISYAAAFSGFDWGFNVSWFSIFLSVSFSVAVGLIFGLYPARRAANLNSIEALRHE is encoded by the coding sequence ATGCTGAATATAATTTCCAATAATTTAAAGTTGGCGATAAATTCTCTCCGTATCAATAAGGGACGGGCGATTTTGACTATTTTAGGAATTGTCATTGGTATCGCGGCGGTGATTATCGTGATGTCCGCCGGCCAGGGCATAGAAAGATATATTGTCGGGCAGGTGGAGGCCTTCGGCTCCGATGCCATAGAAATAGAGGTGAAGACGCCTAACACCGCGCATACTTCTACGGAAAACGCGACGAGTATGGCTATGGGAGCGGTTATTACCACTTTAAAAATAGAAGATGCCGAGGCCATAGCCAAACATCCGAATATCAGCTATTGGTATGCCGGAGTTTTGTCGCAGGATTTGGTTTCAGTCGGGGGGGAAATTAAGAAAACTATGATTTTTGGAGTGTCGGCGGATTTTACAGAAATAGATACCGGGGAAGTTGAGTTCGGCAGATTTTTTACCGGGGAAGAAGATAAAAGTTTATCTCAAGTCGTTGTGCTTGGGCACAAGGTAAAAGAAAAACTTTTTGGAGACTCCGAAGCTTTGGGCGCGAATGTTAAAATCGGCGGGAAAAATTACAAAGTTGTCGGGGTGATGGAGGAAAGGGGAGTGGTTGCTTTTTTCGATTTTGATAATTTGATTTTTGTTCCCGTGCGCACTTTGCAGAAAAAAATTTCCGGCATAGATTATGTCAGTTTTATTATGGCAAAAATGAAAGACCCGGCGGCAGGAGATGTCACCGCTGAGGAGCTTACTGCCATTATGCGCGAACAACATGGAATTACCGACCCCGATAAAGACGACTTTGCGGTGATGACTATGGAGGAGGCAAAAGAGATGATGGATACGATTCTCGGCGGCATCACGATTTTGCTGGTGGTGCTCGCTTCCATTTCGCTTATCGTGGGCGGTGTCGGCATTATGAATATTATGTATGTGAACGTGGCCGAGCGCACTTATGAGATTGGTTTGCGCAAAGCCCTGGGGGCGACGCGGCAGGATGTTTTGTATCAGTTTTTATTGGAAGCAATCGTCGTTACGTTTTTTGGCGGGATTTTTGGCATTATTTTCGGGACCGTTGTCGCTCTACTCATTTCCTACGCGGCGGCGTTTAGCGGTTTTGACTGGGGGTTTAATGTTTCCTGGTTTTCCATATTTTTGTCAGTTAGTTTTTCCGTCGCCGTCGGGTTGATTTTTGGTTTATATCCCGCCCGCCGCGCGGCGAATTTAAATTCCATTGAGGCCTTGAGACATGAGTAG
- a CDS encoding ABC transporter permease, with protein MLGVIIGIAAVVIVMSVGAGAQSLILNQIKSAGVNLIGVLPGASEEEGPPASVMGISITTLTYDNIEAVLKPGRALHIVAGASYVQGTATTSWYNRSIDTNFTGTTASYLSVEETDVVRGRFFTQEEEKNMARVAVLGSEVVDNLFSGADPIGQTIRIKKESFRVIGLMESRGTSGFQNLDNQIYLPLYTAQKLLLGINHITLARFRVDSAENIDQSMEDIKIVLREEHDIPDPSQDDFTVRSQLQAMDALNNVTNALKFFLAAIAAISLIVGGVGVMNIMLASVTERTREIGLRKAVGATKTDILSQILLETIAITLAGGIIGFIIGTLFSALVAAVMRYLAYEWDFVISLLSIVLGIGVSLAVGLVFGLAPAKRAADLHPIEALRHE; from the coding sequence ATGCTCGGAGTGATTATCGGCATCGCGGCGGTGGTTATTGTTATGTCGGTGGGGGCGGGAGCGCAAAGTTTAATTTTAAACCAGATTAAAAGCGCCGGTGTCAATCTTATCGGCGTTTTGCCCGGAGCTTCGGAAGAGGAAGGCCCGCCGGCGTCGGTAATGGGTATTAGCATAACAACTCTGACTTACGATAATATTGAGGCGGTTTTAAAACCGGGACGGGCTTTACATATTGTAGCCGGGGCTTCCTATGTGCAGGGGACTGCCACTACTTCCTGGTATAATCGCAGTATAGATACAAATTTTACTGGTACTACCGCCAGTTATTTGTCAGTTGAGGAAACCGACGTGGTCAGGGGTAGATTTTTTACCCAAGAAGAAGAAAAGAATATGGCGCGGGTGGCAGTTCTTGGTTCGGAAGTTGTTGATAATCTTTTTTCCGGCGCTGACCCGATTGGTCAGACAATTAGAATTAAAAAAGAAAGTTTTCGGGTCATTGGATTAATGGAGTCAAGGGGCACGTCGGGGTTTCAAAATCTTGACAATCAGATTTATCTTCCTCTCTATACCGCTCAAAAGTTACTTTTAGGCATTAATCACATAACTTTGGCTCGGTTCAGAGTTGACAGCGCTGAAAACATAGACCAAAGCATGGAGGATATTAAAATAGTTTTAAGAGAGGAACATGATATCCCTGACCCGTCGCAGGACGATTTTACCGTCCGTTCCCAGCTTCAAGCCATGGATGCTCTAAATAACGTCACCAATGCTTTAAAATTTTTCCTAGCGGCTATTGCCGCAATTTCTCTGATTGTCGGAGGCGTGGGCGTGATGAATATCATGCTCGCTTCGGTGACCGAACGCACGCGCGAAATCGGTCTGCGCAAAGCGGTCGGCGCCACTAAAACCGATATTTTATCCCAGATTCTTCTAGAAACAATTGCCATAACTTTGGCCGGCGGGATAATCGGTTTTATTATCGGGACTTTATTTTCCGCTTTAGTGGCGGCGGTAATGCGCTATCTCGCCTACGAATGGGATTTTGTTATTTCTCTGTTGTCTATTGTTTTGGGTATCGGAGTATCTTTAGCGGTTGGTCTTGTGTTTGGACTTGCTCCGGCAAAAAGAGCGGCTGATTTACATCCGATTGAGGCCCTGCGCCACGAATAA
- a CDS encoding ABC transporter ATP-binding protein, whose amino-acid sequence MAETLIRAENLIKNYYNDGLVTEVLHGLNFTINQGEFVAIMGPSGSGKSTLMYILGFLDTPTGGKFYFKGQDVSQLSDKEMAGIRNFDIGFVFQSFNLLPRTTVLENVMLPLVYAKGVKNPEPIAREALEAVGLTHRTDYLSNQLSGGEKQRVAIARALVNNPALILADEPTGNLDSKSGQQIMEILEDLNAEGHTIILVTHESYTAEHADRIIKIKDGEIVGDYKVVERRSAKNGGFIK is encoded by the coding sequence ATGGCCGAGACGTTAATCAGGGCGGAAAATTTAATAAAGAATTATTATAACGATGGCCTGGTAACTGAAGTGTTGCACGGCCTTAATTTTACTATTAATCAGGGCGAGTTTGTGGCCATCATGGGGCCGTCGGGTTCCGGCAAATCTACCTTGATGTATATTCTCGGATTTTTGGATACGCCTACCGGCGGAAAATTTTATTTTAAGGGTCAGGATGTGAGTCAGCTTTCGGATAAGGAAATGGCGGGTATCAGAAATTTTGACATCGGTTTTGTTTTTCAATCATTTAATCTTCTACCCCGCACCACCGTTTTGGAAAATGTTATGCTGCCGCTCGTTTACGCCAAGGGCGTTAAAAATCCGGAACCCATCGCCCGTGAAGCGTTAGAGGCCGTTGGTTTGACACACCGCACAGATTATTTGTCCAACCAGCTTTCGGGCGGAGAAAAGCAAAGAGTGGCGATTGCGCGGGCGCTGGTCAACAATCCGGCGCTGATTTTGGCGGACGAGCCAACGGGTAATTTGGACAGCAAATCCGGCCAGCAAATTATGGAAATCCTTGAGGATTTAAATGCCGAGGGGCATACTATAATTTTGGTTACTCATGAATCTTACACTGCCGAGCACGCTGACCGTATCATTAAAATCAAAGATGGAGAAATAGTCGGCGATTACAAAGTGGTGGAAAGGCGCAGCGCCAAGAATGGCGGATTTATAAAATAA
- a CDS encoding efflux RND transporter periplasmic adaptor subunit produces the protein MDNIIAGTPGKKKIGAKKIIIVAIAGFLVTAVSVFAFTKTRGPDFEYTTEKVKRGNLTQTVEATGSVKPETDMDLSFKVTGKLFKNHVKVGDKVEAGQILSELDATDALLEVEKARSSLASANANLNLKIIGESRESIKVYEEDVAKAKSNLKKVQTDLDNTKKSNEESVREAELNVAKYETALASAKADLENSKKTDTQEIGNAYEDARTTLLGNLVALSTAMNDMDNILGIDNRGINDDFESLLGILRLQTKINAEDAYKLTATKKETVEPWVGVLDADSSYDEIKIVVSNMKDLLSLASDALSKTRTMLDSTITGTGLTLSSLNTLKTTINTDRSSINTESTSLQTKEQAILTAELNYNKHVDTYTSAVETAEDNLASAEQSLTTAKVDADNAYKAAVNQVEIMRSALAAAEASLAYKKAPPRQADLASLEAQVSEARAALNLAEQNLENTKIKAPAAGVITSVEYEVGEQISLTKPAISMVGNEGELKVEVDISESDISKVKSGNEVKITFDAFGEDRVYSGKVTSVEPAETIIDDVVYYRVNVSIDGGKEEIKPGMTANTDILTARRDNVLCIPGRAIIRQNNEQMVRILEKKEVREIPVQIGLRADEGLVEVLSGLKEGEEVVAYIKEKK, from the coding sequence ATGGATAATATAATTGCGGGAACCCCGGGAAAGAAAAAAATCGGGGCAAAGAAAATTATCATCGTGGCCATTGCCGGATTTTTAGTTACGGCGGTTTCGGTTTTTGCTTTTACGAAAACCCGCGGACCGGATTTTGAATATACTACCGAGAAAGTAAAGCGGGGTAATCTGACCCAGACCGTGGAAGCCACGGGGTCGGTGAAGCCGGAAACAGATATGGATTTGAGTTTCAAAGTCACCGGCAAGTTATTTAAAAATCACGTCAAGGTTGGTGATAAGGTTGAAGCGGGCCAAATTTTGTCCGAATTGGACGCCACCGACGCTCTGTTGGAAGTGGAAAAAGCGCGTTCTTCTTTGGCTTCGGCCAATGCCAATCTGAATCTTAAAATTATTGGAGAAAGCCGCGAGTCAATTAAAGTTTACGAAGAAGACGTGGCTAAAGCCAAAAGCAATCTAAAAAAAGTACAGACGGATTTGGACAATACTAAAAAGTCCAATGAGGAAAGCGTCAGGGAGGCGGAGTTGAATGTTGCCAAATACGAGACGGCTTTAGCTTCCGCCAAAGCGGATTTGGAAAATTCTAAAAAGACAGACACTCAAGAAATAGGAAACGCTTACGAAGACGCCCGCACAACCTTATTGGGAAATTTAGTCGCCCTAAGCACGGCCATGAATGACATGGATAATATTTTGGGCATCGATAATCGGGGGATTAACGACGATTTTGAAAGTTTGTTGGGTATCTTAAGATTACAAACAAAGATTAACGCCGAGGACGCTTATAAGTTAACTGCCACCAAAAAGGAAACCGTGGAGCCGTGGGTAGGAGTTTTGGACGCAGACAGTTCTTACGATGAAATAAAAATCGTAGTCAGTAATATGAAAGATTTGCTTTCTTTGGCGAGCGACGCTTTGAGTAAAACGAGAACAATGCTTGACAGCACTATCACCGGCACCGGTTTAACACTTTCTTCTCTAAATACGCTTAAGACGACAATTAATACCGACCGGTCGTCTATCAACACGGAATCGACTTCATTGCAAACCAAAGAGCAGGCGATTCTGACGGCCGAGCTTAATTATAATAAGCACGTGGACACTTATACTTCGGCGGTGGAAACGGCTGAAGACAATTTAGCTTCCGCGGAGCAGAGTTTGACCACGGCTAAAGTTGATGCCGATAATGCTTACAAAGCGGCCGTTAATCAGGTGGAGATAATGCGTTCCGCTTTAGCGGCGGCGGAAGCGTCTTTGGCTTATAAAAAAGCTCCGCCACGGCAAGCAGACTTGGCTTCTCTTGAAGCGCAGGTGAGCGAAGCCCGCGCCGCTCTTAATCTGGCGGAACAAAATTTAGAAAATACTAAAATAAAAGCTCCGGCAGCGGGGGTAATTACTTCCGTGGAATATGAGGTTGGAGAACAAATCAGCTTAACTAAACCGGCTATTTCCATGGTTGGCAACGAAGGAGAATTAAAAGTAGAGGTTGATATTTCCGAGTCGGACATATCAAAAGTCAAATCCGGCAATGAAGTGAAAATTACTTTTGACGCTTTTGGCGAAGACCGGGTTTATTCCGGCAAGGTTACCTCGGTTGAACCGGCGGAAACAATTATTGACGACGTGGTTTATTACAGAGTGAATGTCAGTATTGATGGCGGGAAAGAAGAAATAAAACCGGGCATGACTGCCAATACGGATATTTTAACCGCTCGTCGGGATAATGTTTTATGTATTCCCGGGCGCGCCATTATCCGCCAGAATAATGAGCAGATGGTGCGAATACTTGAGAAGAAAGAAGTCAGAGAGATTCCGGTGCAAATTGGTTTGCGCGCCGATGAGGGCTTAGTAGAAGTTTTGTCCGGGTTGAAAGAGGGCGAAGAAGTTGTAGCTTATATAAAAGAGAAAAAATAA
- a CDS encoding MFS transporter: protein MANPESPALPKINKIIKILIFSDVLILGSFGFLNPIFAIFINDNIIGGSLEVAGIAAAIYLLVKASLQIPIGRYVDKDRKDKNDFWFLVVGSLLIAIVPILYSFSTFPWHIYLLQVVYGIGAAMSFTTWFALFTRHIDKFHEAYEWAVYDTATGITAGICAAIGGLLAERLGFNFIFYLTSIITLSGSFLLLAIYNRVLLWDSGRKEQN, encoded by the coding sequence ATGGCTAATCCCGAGTCTCCCGCCCTTCCCAAAATTAATAAAATTATCAAAATTTTGATTTTTTCCGATGTTTTAATACTTGGCTCTTTTGGATTTCTCAACCCCATTTTTGCCATTTTTATCAATGATAATATTATCGGAGGAAGTTTGGAGGTAGCCGGTATTGCTGCGGCAATTTATCTTTTGGTCAAGGCCTCGTTGCAGATTCCCATCGGCCGATATGTGGACAAAGACAGAAAGGACAAAAACGATTTTTGGTTTTTGGTGGTGGGGTCGCTTCTTATAGCCATTGTCCCCATCCTTTATTCTTTCAGCACTTTTCCTTGGCATATTTATTTATTGCAAGTGGTTTATGGAATTGGCGCGGCGATGTCTTTCACCACTTGGTTCGCGCTTTTCACGAGGCATATTGATAAATTTCACGAGGCCTATGAATGGGCGGTTTATGACACGGCTACCGGCATTACCGCCGGTATCTGCGCCGCCATCGGCGGACTTTTAGCCGAGCGTCTCGGATTTAATTTTATTTTTTATTTAACTTCCATTATCACGCTTAGCGGGTCCTTCTTGCTTTTAGCTATTTATAATCGTGTCTTATTATGGGACAGCGGCAGGAAGGAGCAAAATTAA
- a CDS encoding OPT/YSL family transporter has translation MIKKPPQNWGEMTNIEKDIWWRDNVYQEDMPQLTLRAACTGAVVGALLSLVNLYIGIKTGFAVGMGVTAVVLAFLAFGILSKLGIAKQITLLENNIAQSAATAAGYMTGLLTASLPAYMLVTGVVFPIWQAIIWAIALAILGVLFAFPWKKRFINWNDYPFPEGTAAAIVMDGLHGDNVGEKIKAKILAYGGIFAAIWQFIINGKIALMIKDKAYTAGENLLNWIPAIKGVEVQKWSVNIGTDMAMIGIGGIIGIRTAISWAIGGLISFLILPPLLVKYGVFTTFEELNYRSIIAWTMWLGIAMITLASLYPFITKLDMIKSAFAGLRRKGKKEEDVLREIELPKLVFWVGIPLVSIVVIALGYFFFGISIEMGVGAILLIAIFTLIAVNSTALTSFTPVGALAKLSQLYAALLSPGNAPVNLATGSITAEVTSNASNLLMNIKAGFMLGAKPRLQAIAHILGAISGALAATTLFYYLIFNRLGGDVSQFGSNTMPLPSAKIWQGLAVVLNQGLSAIPISARWAILAGALVGVALMWIDDQFKVKYKKRFPICPIGLSLGFVVPFNYSATIALGAVLFWLGQKLAKKKTGGLLDRFFKQDEGGVTLASGLIAGAGIAGIIILCLG, from the coding sequence ATGATTAAAAAACCACCTCAAAATTGGGGAGAAATGACCAACATTGAGAAAGACATCTGGTGGCGCGATAACGTCTACCAGGAGGACATGCCCCAGCTCACACTGCGCGCCGCTTGTACGGGTGCCGTGGTGGGGGCCCTACTCTCGCTTGTCAACTTGTATATTGGAATCAAGACGGGGTTCGCCGTCGGAATGGGTGTAACCGCCGTGGTACTCGCCTTTTTGGCGTTCGGTATCCTATCCAAACTTGGCATTGCCAAACAAATTACCCTGCTGGAAAACAATATAGCGCAAAGCGCGGCTACTGCCGCCGGCTATATGACAGGATTACTGACTGCCTCATTGCCAGCGTACATGCTGGTAACGGGCGTAGTGTTCCCGATATGGCAAGCTATTATCTGGGCCATTGCCCTCGCCATATTGGGCGTGCTGTTTGCTTTTCCCTGGAAGAAACGGTTTATTAATTGGAATGACTATCCGTTTCCCGAAGGTACGGCGGCGGCTATTGTGATGGACGGATTGCACGGCGACAACGTAGGGGAAAAAATTAAGGCCAAAATCTTGGCGTACGGCGGCATTTTCGCAGCAATCTGGCAATTCATCATAAACGGAAAAATTGCGCTTATGATTAAAGACAAAGCTTACACCGCCGGAGAAAACCTCTTAAACTGGATACCAGCAATTAAAGGCGTTGAAGTACAAAAATGGTCGGTAAATATCGGCACTGATATGGCCATGATTGGGATAGGCGGTATCATTGGCATTCGTACTGCTATTTCGTGGGCTATAGGAGGACTGATTAGCTTCTTGATTTTGCCGCCTCTGCTGGTAAAGTACGGCGTGTTTACAACATTTGAAGAACTCAACTACCGCAGCATCATCGCCTGGACAATGTGGTTGGGTATAGCCATGATTACCTTGGCCTCGCTGTATCCCTTCATCACGAAACTCGATATGATAAAAAGCGCCTTCGCTGGTTTGCGACGCAAAGGAAAGAAAGAAGAAGATGTACTTAGGGAAATTGAACTGCCTAAATTGGTGTTTTGGGTGGGAATTCCGCTAGTAAGCATCGTGGTGATTGCCTTGGGATATTTCTTTTTCGGCATTAGTATAGAAATGGGGGTAGGCGCGATATTGCTTATCGCGATTTTCACGCTTATAGCCGTGAATTCCACGGCTCTTACTTCCTTTACGCCAGTCGGGGCGTTGGCGAAACTATCCCAACTCTACGCAGCCTTGCTATCGCCCGGCAATGCTCCGGTTAACTTGGCCACCGGCAGTATCACTGCCGAGGTAACCAGTAATGCCAGCAACCTGCTTATGAATATCAAGGCCGGCTTTATGCTTGGCGCCAAGCCACGTCTTCAGGCAATTGCCCATATTCTGGGAGCTATTTCCGGCGCCCTGGCTGCGACCACTCTCTTCTATTACCTTATCTTCAATCGCCTCGGAGGCGATGTTAGCCAGTTCGGCAGTAACACTATGCCTTTGCCAAGCGCTAAAATTTGGCAGGGTTTAGCCGTGGTGCTTAACCAAGGTCTGTCGGCCATTCCAATCTCGGCACGTTGGGCTATTTTGGCCGGCGCCTTGGTGGGCGTGGCACTGATGTGGATTGACGACCAATTTAAAGTCAAATACAAAAAACGCTTCCCTATTTGCCCGATTGGTCTTTCTCTCGGTTTTGTGGTGCCGTTTAACTATAGCGCTACTATTGCCCTGGGTGCCGTGCTGTTCTGGCTCGGTCAAAAGTTGGCTAAAAAGAAGACGGGTGGACTGCTTGACCGTTTCTTCAAACAGGACGAAGGCGGCGTGACGCTGGCCTCCGGACTCATTGCCGGAGCTGGTATTGCCGGCATCATTATCCTCTGTCTTGGATAA